The following are encoded in a window of Roseivirga misakiensis genomic DNA:
- a CDS encoding ABC transporter permease, with amino-acid sequence MKPKKPVSPPKTAQLLLDIYCKDELQEEIAGDIEERFWDHYDLHGLRKAKIKFWLNTFKFIRWHTLKSTKSKRYTQNNLAMVNNNFKAAFRSAKKHSIYTFVNLAGLAIGLTSFILISLYVKHQLSFDDFHDKKDRIYRITEGVDAITPNIIAPLIKRSFEDEVESTVRVFSMGGEILRVDEQSYSEVIYFADKDFFDMFTFPLIQGNPSTVLSQPNTMVISQTAARKLFGTTDVVGKSLEREGNAYQISGVMVDVPANSYLQFDYMVPFTDLKWAVSETWSNWNYHTFVSLSEKTDPVSIEKKISEVLDESISQSGNDRDSDPYTLQALSDIYLQKRFQLDYELEKVGDIKYVYIFSGVALLILLIACINYVNLATSRSLERAKEVGVRKVIGAQKGQLILQFLSESLLFVLIATVVSYGLSMLLIPSFNELSGETISVSELLKPTFIGLLLGLSMLIALLAGFYPAIMLSTFKPVVVLKGRFANSGAGGRLRRVLVVLQFAISIFLVVATLVVQKQLNYIQSKDLGFEREQIVYFGLDKDAKLGFDAIKNKLLTNPNVEMVSAASNVPTSVGSAHGIVTGDGPTDWELIYFMTVDEDYMDLVGLDLLAGLSLKERSVNFQSTDSTEVNPSFILNETAAKLFNWSAEEAVGQSVTISGQRAPVQGVVKDFHFKSMSQRIEPFVILVDPRRNNLGFVKITTNEVAQTMAFIESTIEEMAPKLPFDYTFLDEQFDRMYRFESRLGSVFLVFSSIAISIACLGMFGLISFMAINRAKEMGVRKVLGASVNRIIILLSSDFMKLVGVALIIALPVAYYFMDEWLSKYAYQVDIGVDVGVIAVVFALLTTCITIAYQALRAARVDPSKVLRSE; translated from the coding sequence ATGAAGCCCAAAAAGCCAGTAAGTCCACCTAAAACGGCTCAACTGCTGTTGGACATTTACTGTAAGGATGAATTGCAGGAAGAAATTGCTGGAGATATTGAAGAACGCTTTTGGGATCACTACGATCTACATGGCTTAAGAAAAGCTAAGATCAAATTTTGGCTCAACACCTTCAAATTTATCCGCTGGCATACACTCAAATCAACAAAGTCAAAAAGATATACTCAAAACAATTTAGCTATGGTCAACAATAACTTTAAGGCAGCTTTTCGCAGTGCCAAAAAACACAGTATTTACACTTTTGTAAACTTAGCAGGTCTCGCGATCGGCTTAACCAGTTTTATTCTAATATCCCTATATGTAAAGCATCAATTAAGTTTTGATGATTTTCATGATAAGAAGGATAGAATTTATCGGATAACGGAAGGGGTAGATGCCATTACTCCTAATATTATTGCTCCGTTAATCAAGCGGTCTTTCGAAGATGAAGTAGAGTCTACTGTCAGAGTGTTTTCAATGGGTGGGGAGATCTTGAGAGTGGATGAACAGTCCTACTCTGAGGTGATTTATTTCGCCGACAAGGACTTCTTTGATATGTTCACCTTTCCACTCATTCAGGGCAATCCATCGACTGTACTAAGTCAACCAAATACCATGGTAATCAGTCAAACAGCCGCCAGAAAACTCTTTGGTACGACGGATGTTGTTGGTAAATCGCTGGAGCGAGAAGGTAACGCTTATCAAATCTCGGGGGTCATGGTCGATGTGCCCGCAAATTCCTATTTGCAGTTCGATTATATGGTCCCATTCACGGACCTCAAATGGGCCGTTAGTGAAACTTGGAGCAACTGGAACTACCATACCTTTGTAAGTCTATCAGAAAAAACTGACCCGGTAAGTATAGAGAAAAAGATATCTGAAGTACTGGACGAGAGTATTTCTCAGTCAGGTAATGATCGGGATTCCGACCCTTACACGCTGCAAGCACTAAGCGATATATATCTACAAAAGCGTTTTCAGTTAGACTATGAACTAGAGAAGGTGGGCGATATCAAATACGTCTATATTTTCTCAGGTGTCGCACTACTTATTCTTCTGATTGCCTGTATTAATTACGTAAACCTTGCGACCTCACGATCTCTGGAAAGGGCGAAAGAAGTAGGGGTTAGAAAGGTGATAGGTGCTCAAAAGGGACAACTTATTTTACAATTCTTGAGTGAGTCGTTGCTTTTTGTACTCATCGCGACAGTAGTATCATATGGGCTGTCAATGTTATTAATACCATCGTTCAATGAGTTATCTGGTGAGACAATTTCGGTTTCAGAGCTCTTAAAACCGACATTTATCGGTTTGTTATTGGGGCTTTCTATGCTGATCGCACTGTTGGCAGGCTTCTATCCGGCCATTATGCTTTCTACTTTTAAACCAGTTGTAGTATTAAAAGGAAGGTTTGCAAACTCAGGCGCAGGTGGTCGTCTTCGGCGAGTACTAGTCGTTCTTCAATTTGCTATTTCTATTTTCTTGGTAGTAGCTACCCTAGTAGTGCAGAAACAGCTGAATTATATCCAGTCAAAGGATCTCGGTTTTGAAAGAGAACAAATAGTCTACTTTGGCTTGGATAAAGATGCTAAACTGGGCTTCGATGCCATAAAAAATAAGCTGTTGACTAACCCTAATGTGGAAATGGTCAGTGCTGCCTCAAATGTTCCTACCAGTGTGGGTTCGGCCCATGGTATAGTCACAGGAGATGGACCAACAGACTGGGAGTTAATCTACTTTATGACAGTGGATGAAGATTATATGGACTTGGTGGGCTTAGATTTATTAGCTGGATTAAGTCTTAAAGAGCGTTCTGTAAATTTCCAAAGTACCGATTCTACCGAAGTAAATCCTTCCTTTATCCTTAACGAAACCGCGGCAAAGCTTTTCAATTGGTCTGCGGAAGAAGCGGTTGGTCAATCTGTGACCATTAGTGGGCAAAGAGCCCCAGTTCAAGGAGTGGTGAAGGATTTCCATTTTAAATCGATGTCTCAGCGCATTGAGCCATTTGTAATTCTAGTAGACCCAAGGCGAAACAACCTTGGATTTGTAAAAATTACGACTAATGAGGTGGCACAGACAATGGCTTTTATCGAATCTACGATAGAAGAAATGGCACCAAAACTACCATTTGATTATACTTTTTTGGATGAACAATTCGACCGAATGTACAGGTTTGAGAGCCGCTTAGGGTCAGTGTTTTTGGTGTTTTCTTCCATAGCCATATCCATAGCTTGCTTAGGTATGTTTGGTCTAATCTCATTTATGGCTATCAATCGCGCGAAAGAAATGGGGGTAAGAAAGGTCTTGGGAGCCTCTGTCAATAGAATAATCATTTTGCTATCCTCTGATTTTATGAAGTTGGTCGGCGTGGCGTTGATTATTGCCTTACCAGTGGCTTATTATTTTATGGATGAGTGGTTGAGTAAGTATGCCTATCAGGTGGATATAGGTGTGGATGTAGGAGTCATCGCCGTTGTTTTTGCCTTACTCACTACCTGTATTACTATTGCATATCAAGCTTTGCGGGCAGCGCGAGTTGATCCGTCTAAAGTGCTTAGAAGCGAATAA
- a CDS encoding PadR family transcriptional regulator — MERRFYLGEFEETVLLVTASQDGEAYGLSITKVIEEELGRSVNMSSVHTALYRLEEKGYVKSDLGGASGRRGGRRKRFFSVTSLGKSALLEAKQHREYLWSKIPGIAVKGGEL; from the coding sequence ATGGAGAGAAGATTTTATCTGGGTGAATTTGAAGAAACAGTGCTTTTGGTTACGGCGTCACAGGATGGTGAGGCGTACGGTTTATCTATTACCAAAGTCATTGAAGAAGAACTAGGTCGGTCAGTGAACATGAGTTCGGTACATACAGCACTCTACAGGTTAGAGGAAAAGGGCTATGTAAAATCAGACTTGGGAGGAGCATCGGGTAGAAGAGGTGGTAGGCGTAAGCGATTTTTTAGTGTTACATCTTTGGGCAAGTCAGCACTACTAGAGGCAAAGCAGCATCGTGAATACCTCTGGTCTAAAATTCCTGGGATTGCGGTCAAAGGAGGAGAATTATGA
- a CDS encoding ABC transporter permease codes for MLKNYLTVVLRQIAKNKTFSFINILGLSFGMAICVVIFQYVAFHTSFDTFNTNADRLFRLESETISKDNAVNYSIKHAPLLTATLAEKSPRVADYARIIDFDYLNSSVEFRDDDKLSTFKQEGIKGIDKSFFSMFSTSFIAGGVDKFDEPYKAVLSLKASKKFFDNPETAIGQVFTLKGNAGNQDYELVGVMEDMPANSHLDFQVALSFPSVPKYLGTIDTWDNPAYRGYVLLNDGADQQEVAQLTTSIFNENFSEQLKVSGDQVDFTLQNIQDIHLESQLGDDSGASVNANMIWILSLIAVVILAVAWINYLNLSLVKTLDRMKEMGVRKCLGSSKNQLVQLFLMESFVLNILSLGLTIVLVNLSSGYLSQTTALPLINILDPIVLGVLLGIALLGTLFTGLYPIVLLKSFNLASVLVGKKGKSIGNRSRKGLVLVQFAVTFLLIASTLTIFKQVDFMRNADLGINTENVLLVEAPPSDINADNRQERAKFRAMTNELLKYPGIESMSMSGEVPGQPISWGASLYLNNQPKESAISTGLIAMDYSFPEFFGIDVVAGRALRQGDDPWSKGDVVINEKLAEQLGFSNPEDAIGANISGFFAPLQVRGVLENHHHTSLHNDYRPIAYIVSGWTRYYFFKLRIDENSDESKTGQLSQMITKMQSEWDDVYPNYQMVYSFVDQGFDKQYKEDVRFGKIFTGFSIVTIVVACLGLFGLTALTVNQKVKEVGIRKVLGASGLSLVRLLSKEYALLVTISGLLSLPLAYFLMTNWLNSYTFRIDIGLWFFLIPFAMIICLAVISVVGKILSVVRANPVEALRYE; via the coding sequence ATGCTAAAAAACTACCTCACGGTCGTTTTACGACAAATCGCCAAAAACAAAACATTCTCTTTCATTAATATTCTAGGACTCTCATTCGGTATGGCTATTTGCGTAGTCATATTCCAATATGTAGCCTTTCATACGTCTTTCGATACGTTCAATACGAATGCAGATCGCCTTTTTAGACTGGAAAGCGAGACGATTTCGAAAGATAACGCTGTTAACTACTCCATTAAACATGCGCCCTTATTGACGGCAACACTTGCTGAGAAGTCTCCACGAGTAGCGGATTATGCAAGAATCATCGACTTTGACTATCTGAATAGTTCTGTGGAATTTAGAGATGATGATAAGCTATCGACATTTAAGCAGGAGGGTATAAAAGGCATAGATAAGTCGTTCTTCAGCATGTTTTCAACCAGTTTCATAGCAGGGGGAGTTGATAAATTTGATGAACCATACAAGGCTGTTTTGTCGCTAAAAGCAAGTAAGAAATTTTTCGATAACCCAGAAACCGCCATTGGTCAAGTCTTTACATTGAAGGGAAATGCAGGGAATCAGGACTATGAATTAGTTGGTGTAATGGAAGATATGCCAGCAAACTCGCATTTAGATTTTCAAGTGGCACTGAGCTTTCCATCAGTTCCCAAATATTTAGGGACTATCGATACTTGGGACAATCCTGCCTACAGAGGATATGTTTTATTGAACGATGGTGCAGACCAACAAGAGGTGGCTCAATTGACGACCAGCATATTTAATGAAAACTTTAGTGAACAGCTCAAAGTAAGCGGTGATCAGGTTGATTTCACCTTGCAAAACATCCAAGATATACACTTAGAAAGCCAATTAGGCGATGATAGTGGCGCGTCTGTGAATGCAAATATGATTTGGATACTATCATTGATAGCGGTTGTGATTCTAGCCGTGGCTTGGATTAATTACCTCAATTTATCGCTGGTCAAGACTTTGGATCGGATGAAAGAAATGGGGGTTAGAAAGTGCCTAGGCTCCTCTAAAAATCAACTAGTACAGCTCTTTTTAATGGAGTCTTTTGTCTTAAATATATTGTCATTAGGGTTAACAATAGTCCTGGTAAACCTGAGTAGTGGCTACTTATCTCAGACCACTGCTTTGCCATTAATCAATATTCTTGATCCGATTGTTTTGGGCGTTTTATTGGGCATTGCACTGCTAGGAACTCTATTTACGGGGCTCTATCCAATTGTTCTGTTGAAATCTTTCAATTTGGCGTCAGTACTTGTTGGTAAAAAAGGCAAGTCTATTGGTAATAGATCTAGAAAAGGCTTAGTGCTAGTCCAGTTTGCAGTTACGTTTTTATTGATTGCCAGCACGCTCACCATCTTCAAGCAAGTCGACTTTATGCGAAACGCAGATTTAGGTATCAATACTGAAAATGTGCTATTGGTCGAGGCGCCACCTTCTGATATTAATGCAGATAACAGGCAAGAGAGAGCTAAGTTTAGGGCTATGACGAATGAACTTCTAAAGTACCCAGGTATAGAATCGATGTCTATGTCAGGAGAAGTTCCAGGGCAGCCGATTAGCTGGGGCGCTTCTTTGTACCTGAATAATCAACCCAAAGAGAGTGCTATTTCTACTGGATTGATTGCGATGGATTATTCATTTCCAGAGTTTTTTGGGATAGATGTAGTAGCAGGAAGAGCACTACGACAAGGAGATGATCCATGGTCTAAAGGCGATGTCGTGATCAACGAAAAGCTAGCCGAACAATTGGGCTTCAGTAACCCTGAAGATGCTATAGGAGCCAATATATCTGGATTCTTTGCGCCTTTGCAGGTGCGTGGAGTATTGGAAAACCATCACCATACATCACTACATAATGACTATCGACCGATCGCATATATCGTGAGCGGATGGACAAGGTATTATTTCTTTAAACTTCGAATAGATGAGAATTCTGACGAAAGTAAAACAGGACAACTGAGTCAAATGATCACTAAAATGCAGTCAGAGTGGGATGATGTTTATCCCAACTATCAAATGGTTTACTCTTTCGTAGATCAAGGTTTTGATAAGCAATACAAAGAAGATGTGCGTTTCGGTAAAATATTTACGGGTTTCTCGATCGTGACTATTGTAGTCGCGTGTCTTGGTCTTTTTGGGCTTACAGCACTCACTGTGAACCAGAAAGTAAAAGAAGTAGGTATTCGTAAAGTATTAGGCGCGAGTGGTTTAAGCCTTGTAAGGCTTCTATCGAAGGAATATGCCCTTTTGGTGACTATTTCGGGTCTTTTGAGCTTGCCATTAGCTTACTTCCTCATGACAAATTGGCTCAATTCATACACGTTCAGGATCGACATCGGCCTATGGTTTTTCTTAATACCGTTTGCCATGATCATTTGTCTAGCGGTGATCAGCGTAGTGGGTAAAATATTAAGCGTCGTCAGAGCCAATCCAGTGGAGGCTTTGAGGTACGAATAA
- a CDS encoding YfbK domain-containing protein: MKQVLFVMMTLLIGFHNPIEENFQREIKGKVLDAEDGLPLVNVTVKLKGTTIITTTNSKGEFMLTVPRKGGVLVFSYLGFIAQEVMIGSKKVFEVKLSPDYITGLAEVIVTGVAAATPRKRLLYTQEQKRSAPTSQIMYDQIGGNGFYHDDKRNSGESYANIDENEFKSPWKDPYSTFSIDVDAASYSNVRRFINNGQLPPADAVKIEEMINYFDYDYQSPSGKHPFGVEHEVSVAPWNKDHQLVHVGIQGEKIVMEDLPASNIVFLLDVSGSMSNANKLPLLKKSLKLLVRELRAEDRVAIVVYAGAAGEVLPSTAGTEKSKILNALDKLSAGGSTAGGAGIKLAYKIAQENFIEGGNNRIILATDGDFNVGASSDQQMEDLIEEKRKSGVFLTVLGFGMGNYQDSKMEILADKGNGNHAYIDNILEAKKVLVSEFGGTLFTIAKDVKIQVEFNPATVQAYRLIGYENRLLNDEDFNNDKKDAGELGAGHTVTALYEVIPVGVESSFKPIDDLKYRKEKKKELSGNTNDLMTVKLRYKKPNKSKSIYLERVIKNESSRLSRTSDNFKWSAAVASFGMLLRNSDYKNDINYQEVIDLAKASKGKDHNGYRAEFIRLLEMAELMAEQE, translated from the coding sequence ATGAAGCAGGTATTATTCGTAATGATGACACTTTTGATCGGATTCCATAATCCGATTGAAGAAAATTTTCAAAGAGAAATAAAGGGGAAGGTTTTAGACGCAGAAGATGGCCTTCCATTGGTAAATGTGACTGTAAAGCTAAAAGGGACGACAATCATCACAACGACGAATTCCAAAGGTGAATTCATGCTGACAGTGCCTCGAAAAGGTGGGGTTCTGGTTTTTAGCTACTTAGGATTTATAGCGCAAGAAGTTATGATAGGGAGTAAGAAGGTTTTTGAAGTGAAGCTTTCTCCGGACTATATAACAGGACTCGCTGAAGTAATCGTGACTGGTGTGGCGGCTGCAACACCTAGAAAGAGATTATTATATACTCAAGAGCAGAAGCGTAGTGCACCTACTAGTCAAATCATGTATGATCAAATTGGAGGAAATGGGTTTTACCATGACGATAAACGCAACTCAGGAGAGTCTTACGCTAATATTGATGAGAATGAATTCAAATCTCCATGGAAGGATCCTTATAGTACATTTTCCATCGATGTAGATGCTGCATCGTACAGCAACGTCCGTCGATTTATAAACAATGGTCAATTACCGCCTGCTGATGCCGTCAAAATCGAGGAGATGATTAACTACTTTGATTATGATTATCAATCACCTTCAGGAAAACATCCATTTGGGGTAGAGCACGAGGTTTCTGTTGCTCCATGGAATAAAGATCATCAATTGGTTCATGTGGGCATCCAAGGCGAGAAAATCGTCATGGAAGATCTTCCAGCATCCAATATTGTATTTCTCTTAGATGTATCTGGTTCCATGTCAAATGCTAATAAGTTGCCTCTCTTGAAGAAGTCCTTAAAACTACTTGTCAGAGAGTTGAGAGCAGAGGATAGAGTCGCTATCGTTGTGTATGCTGGGGCGGCGGGAGAAGTGCTTCCGTCTACGGCTGGTACTGAAAAAAGTAAGATATTGAATGCCTTAGATAAACTAAGCGCGGGTGGTTCAACTGCTGGTGGAGCAGGAATTAAATTAGCCTATAAAATAGCCCAAGAGAATTTCATCGAAGGAGGAAATAATCGAATCATATTGGCCACAGATGGTGATTTTAATGTGGGTGCGTCGAGCGATCAGCAAATGGAAGATCTAATTGAAGAAAAACGAAAGTCAGGTGTCTTTTTGACTGTGCTTGGTTTTGGGATGGGGAACTATCAAGACTCTAAAATGGAAATTCTAGCCGATAAGGGCAACGGTAATCACGCCTACATCGATAATATCCTTGAAGCTAAAAAAGTCCTAGTGAGTGAGTTTGGAGGAACTCTGTTTACCATTGCTAAAGATGTTAAAATCCAAGTTGAATTCAATCCCGCTACTGTTCAGGCTTACCGATTAATAGGCTATGAAAACAGATTATTAAACGACGAGGACTTTAATAATGATAAGAAAGACGCAGGAGAACTAGGCGCGGGGCATACCGTTACAGCGCTATATGAGGTAATTCCCGTTGGAGTTGAAAGTAGCTTTAAGCCGATCGATGATTTAAAATACCGGAAGGAGAAGAAAAAGGAGTTGAGTGGTAATACTAATGACCTGATGACGGTTAAGCTTCGTTATAAAAAGCCCAATAAGTCTAAATCCATCTATTTGGAGAGGGTTATAAAAAATGAGAGCAGTCGACTGAGCAGGACCTCTGATAATTTTAAATGGTCGGCAGCAGTAGCGAGTTTCGGTATGTTGTTACGAAACTCCGACTATAAGAACGACATCAACTATCAAGAAGTGATCGATTTAGCTAAAGCCTCAAAGGGAAAAGATCATAATGGATATCGGGCAGAGTTCATCCGTTTGTTAGAAATGGCGGAATTAATGGCTGAGCAAGAATAA
- a CDS encoding RNA polymerase sigma factor: MKSFVAGCGIELDSINSLNNFLKGEQHHITQLTDSELIDLYKKNENKKLIGVLFKRYMTLVYGISLKYLKERSTAQDLTMQVFEKLLSSLKTQEIGNFKSWLYVLTKNECLMHLRKHKRLNGQVQSLIDDDFMEISIPVHHEEETLEKDIGQLDYCIERLKNEQQHCIKLFYIEKKCYQEVCDITGFEMKKVKSYLQNGRRNLKLCIEKLREQEEQTY; the protein is encoded by the coding sequence TTGAAATCTTTTGTAGCAGGATGCGGCATAGAACTTGATTCCATAAATTCTTTAAACAATTTTTTGAAAGGCGAGCAACACCATATCACACAACTCACTGATTCAGAGCTTATTGATCTCTATAAAAAAAATGAGAATAAGAAGTTAATTGGTGTGCTTTTTAAGCGCTATATGACGCTTGTCTATGGTATTAGCCTTAAATATCTCAAAGAACGATCGACAGCTCAGGATTTGACCATGCAGGTCTTCGAAAAATTATTGTCGAGTTTAAAAACTCAGGAAATCGGGAATTTTAAAAGTTGGCTTTATGTCTTGACCAAAAATGAATGTTTAATGCATTTGAGGAAACACAAACGACTTAATGGGCAAGTACAAAGCCTAATTGATGACGATTTTATGGAAATATCTATTCCTGTGCATCATGAAGAAGAGACTTTGGAAAAAGATATTGGTCAACTCGACTATTGCATTGAAAGACTGAAAAATGAGCAGCAACACTGCATTAAACTATTCTACATTGAAAAGAAGTGCTACCAAGAGGTCTGTGACATTACCGGTTTTGAAATGAAAAAAGTAAAAAGCTATCTGCAAAATGGTAGACGGAATCTAAAATTATGTATTGAAAAACTTCGTGAGCAAGAAGAACAAACATATTGA
- a CDS encoding energy transducer TonB has product MSKKNKHIEHLTPEIIEAYRSGKLTPEEVYQVELLMLENPLYGDAMEGIDQISSENLSIDLEDLNARIDKSLEEKKVVFLTVWRKVAAIILIIISASGLFYLNRPDKLPTRELSALKKSTDKTPADSTSTKIDDENLKDTLTNTKSNVLPESAKIVKQPTDGTRVDSDESPKAVKPIPKPNLSSSSIAKLETVAPDDLIEEKIEGVKTLNTERKQEALDVEALNLNAIQRSKSFSRTSNNALVQFTVQGKVIESEDDTPLINVPISIKGTINGTSTNAEGEFTLDSVKVNSILVIDYLGYVSQEYKVNSAEEILIRLDPDNVSLGEVVVTGVAAATPKQKLPFSTTTIEGQTIDGTRQNPNKTLSQSSTKAKPTIGFSKFRKYLRKNVQYPKSGGKVRGTVTVEFTVDSTGELRDFNVLKSLGAAFDQEAIRLVKEGPKWNPKTVGSAKVPESSTVTTKVRFKP; this is encoded by the coding sequence GTGAGCAAGAAGAACAAACATATTGAACACTTAACGCCTGAAATTATTGAGGCTTACCGATCGGGGAAACTGACGCCAGAAGAAGTATATCAGGTAGAATTACTGATGCTCGAAAACCCCTTGTATGGCGATGCAATGGAAGGTATTGACCAGATTTCTTCGGAAAACCTGTCGATCGACTTAGAAGATCTCAACGCACGGATTGATAAATCCCTCGAAGAGAAGAAAGTGGTTTTTTTGACCGTTTGGAGAAAAGTTGCCGCTATAATCCTGATAATCATTTCGGCCTCTGGTCTTTTCTACCTGAACCGACCTGATAAGCTACCTACTCGAGAGTTATCAGCGTTGAAAAAATCAACTGATAAAACACCTGCAGATAGCACTTCTACTAAAATAGATGACGAAAACTTAAAGGACACTTTGACCAACACGAAAAGCAACGTTTTACCAGAGTCTGCCAAAATTGTAAAACAACCCACAGATGGTACACGGGTAGATTCTGACGAATCTCCAAAAGCCGTTAAACCAATCCCAAAACCCAACTTATCTTCCAGTTCGATTGCAAAACTAGAAACTGTAGCGCCTGATGACTTAATAGAAGAGAAAATTGAAGGTGTAAAAACGTTAAATACTGAAAGAAAACAGGAGGCCTTGGATGTTGAGGCTTTGAACTTAAATGCCATACAAAGAAGCAAATCATTCAGTAGAACAAGCAACAATGCATTGGTCCAATTCACTGTTCAAGGAAAAGTAATTGAATCTGAGGACGACACGCCATTGATTAACGTTCCCATTAGCATAAAAGGCACAATTAATGGAACCTCTACGAATGCAGAGGGTGAGTTTACGCTTGATAGCGTGAAAGTCAATAGTATACTGGTGATCGATTACTTAGGGTATGTTAGTCAAGAGTATAAAGTCAACTCCGCCGAGGAAATCTTGATCAGACTTGATCCGGATAATGTGAGTTTGGGCGAAGTAGTAGTAACTGGCGTGGCCGCAGCAACTCCTAAGCAGAAGCTCCCATTTTCAACCACAACCATTGAAGGGCAAACTATTGATGGCACTCGCCAAAATCCTAACAAAACACTTTCCCAAAGTTCCACAAAAGCCAAGCCGACCATCGGCTTTTCGAAATTTAGAAAGTACTTGCGGAAAAACGTCCAATACCCTAAATCAGGTGGCAAGGTTAGAGGTACGGTGACTGTGGAGTTTACAGTTGACTCAACTGGGGAATTGAGAGATTTCAATGTTTTAAAAAGTCTCGGTGCTGCTTTTGATCAAGAAGCCATACGACTGGTAAAAGAAGGCCCTAAATGGAATCCCAAAACTGTCGGCTCAGCAAAAGTACCTGAATCCTCTACCGTGACGACAAAGGTAAGGTTTAAGCCCTAA
- the aroF gene encoding 3-deoxy-7-phosphoheptulonate synthase codes for MIIQFEQGIEEVQKDAIINRVKGLKYKPTEVKTQKGDYLVGTGKKDFDIRSIGYMDGIKDIHIVSDDYKLVSKKWKVNPTVIDLGDGVVIEEGGFQIMAGPCSIEGEDQIRKTINHLKSQGITIMRGGVYKPRSSPYAFRGLGIEGLKLWYELAKEAGMKIITEVMQVSQIAEMDPYVDIYQVGARNTQNFNLLDELGKGTDKPVMIKRGISGTIDELLSSAEYVFSGGNERLLLCERGIRTYEKATRNTMDLNAVAVLKEKTHLPVIADPSHGIGLRNHVEPIALASIMAGADGVIFESHEIPEEAYSDGQQTLNFSESNRLIDRMRKTFELRKSF; via the coding sequence GTGATAATACAATTCGAACAAGGCATAGAAGAGGTACAGAAAGACGCTATCATAAATAGGGTAAAGGGCCTTAAATACAAACCAACTGAGGTGAAGACGCAAAAGGGAGATTACTTGGTGGGCACCGGAAAGAAAGACTTCGACATCCGATCTATAGGATATATGGATGGCATAAAAGACATCCACATCGTTTCTGACGACTACAAACTAGTGTCGAAAAAGTGGAAAGTCAACCCTACAGTTATCGATTTGGGGGATGGTGTCGTGATAGAGGAGGGTGGTTTCCAAATTATGGCTGGCCCATGTTCTATAGAGGGCGAAGATCAGATTAGAAAAACCATCAATCACCTTAAATCTCAAGGAATTACCATCATGCGCGGTGGAGTTTACAAACCGAGAAGTTCGCCGTATGCTTTTAGGGGCTTGGGAATTGAAGGCCTAAAACTCTGGTATGAATTAGCCAAAGAAGCGGGCATGAAAATCATTACCGAGGTAATGCAAGTGTCTCAAATCGCTGAAATGGACCCTTATGTGGATATTTATCAGGTGGGGGCTAGAAATACACAAAACTTCAACCTGTTGGACGAACTCGGCAAAGGAACTGACAAGCCTGTCATGATCAAGCGAGGTATTTCAGGTACTATTGACGAGCTGTTGTCATCTGCAGAATATGTTTTCAGTGGAGGAAATGAGCGCCTTCTATTGTGCGAAAGAGGAATCAGAACCTATGAAAAAGCGACACGTAATACCATGGATTTAAATGCGGTGGCTGTTTTGAAGGAAAAAACGCACCTGCCAGTGATTGCCGACCCTTCTCATGGAATAGGATTAAGAAATCATGTCGAGCCGATCGCCTTAGCCAGTATTATGGCAGGAGCAGACGGCGTGATTTTCGAATCTCACGAAATTCCTGAAGAAGCATATTCAGACGGTCAACAAACGCTGAATTTCTCCGAGTCTAATCGCCTGATAGACCGAATGAGAAAGACCTTTGAACTAAGAAAGAGTTTTTAA